One genomic segment of Bacteroidota bacterium includes these proteins:
- a CDS encoding allantoate amidohydrolase codes for MRINATRLQQKLADLATIGQIPGGGVCRLAFTAEDLAGRTFVAEQMALLGLDVQIDAVGNLLGIRKGQQDGPLILTGSHTDTVKTGGRFDGSLGVLAGLEVIASLNDAGLQTALPIGVISFVNEEGARFMPDMMGSLYQVDALSLDTIRLIEGIDGTTIGENLDSLQYAGTADFRDLEIGHFVELHIEQGPWLEREGVTIGAVERVQGIRWLEYKFTGVANHAGATPMSMRHDAGYAVAALAHAVREIATDMGSGQRATTGAIQLFPNLINVIAATGEVTVDLRNPDPAQLAIAARKVEAAAGQIAEAEGLSYTVRSLAEVAPVTFNAETVEAVETAAAALGYSCRRMISGAAHDAQILARRYPAAMIFVPSRDGVSHNVREYTRPEDVEAGADVLLHTVLQLAGGR; via the coding sequence ATGCGAATCAATGCAACCCGACTTCAGCAAAAACTGGCAGACCTGGCCACAATCGGACAAATTCCGGGTGGCGGGGTCTGCCGGCTTGCGTTTACAGCAGAAGACCTTGCCGGCCGTACCTTTGTCGCTGAGCAGATGGCGCTGTTGGGGCTCGATGTGCAAATCGATGCCGTGGGCAACTTGTTGGGTATCCGCAAGGGCCAACAAGATGGGCCACTCATACTCACTGGCTCCCATACCGACACCGTGAAAACCGGGGGGCGATTCGACGGCAGCTTGGGCGTGCTTGCTGGCCTGGAAGTTATTGCGTCCTTAAACGATGCGGGCCTGCAAACCGCGTTGCCGATTGGGGTGATTTCCTTTGTAAATGAAGAAGGCGCCCGGTTTATGCCGGATATGATGGGCAGTCTCTACCAGGTTGACGCGTTGTCTCTCGATACAATTCGCTTGATTGAAGGGATAGACGGCACAACGATTGGCGAAAATCTGGACAGTTTGCAATATGCAGGTACAGCGGATTTTCGAGACCTGGAAATCGGTCACTTTGTCGAACTGCATATCGAGCAGGGGCCCTGGCTCGAACGTGAGGGGGTTACCATTGGCGCTGTTGAGCGCGTCCAGGGAATTCGCTGGCTCGAATACAAGTTCACGGGTGTAGCAAATCATGCCGGCGCAACACCCATGTCGATGCGGCACGATGCGGGGTATGCTGTCGCAGCGCTTGCCCACGCCGTACGCGAAATTGCAACGGACATGGGTTCCGGTCAGCGGGCTACAACAGGGGCCATCCAGCTATTTCCAAATCTCATCAATGTTATAGCAGCAACAGGCGAAGTAACCGTTGATCTGCGAAATCCCGATCCAGCGCAGCTAGCGATCGCTGCGCGCAAAGTAGAAGCAGCAGCAGGTCAGATCGCTGAGGCAGAGGGACTGTCCTACACTGTGCGCTCACTTGCTGAAGTGGCGCCGGTCACGTTCAACGCAGAAACAGTGGAGGCCGTCGAAACAGCAGCAGCAGCGCTTGGCTATTCGTGCAGGCGCATGATCAGCGGTGCCGCACATGACGCACAAATACTGGCGCGCCGCTATCCGGCGGCTATGATTTTTGTGCCTAGCCGCGATGGTGTCAGCCACAATGTTCGCGAATACACGCGCCCTGAAGATGTTGAGGCGGGTGCAGATGTATTATTGCATACCGTGCTACAGCTTGCAGGGGGGCGTTAA